In the Oncorhynchus keta strain PuntledgeMale-10-30-2019 chromosome 29, Oket_V2, whole genome shotgun sequence genome, one interval contains:
- the LOC118362697 gene encoding gem-associated protein 2-like isoform X1 has protein sequence MKSDAEELMPRLLPVETCGIETGEDVNLNEPPRNPQEYLRQVQLEASLCPDVVVAKIDPKKLRKKQTVNVSLMGCQAAPQGFSPSLKWQREQVTNFSEIRRSISKHRLHWSGQALDDNVLMPKQDAEEQWKKFCLGENVYLNSPPTDHVTEDPGLDYVKVGFPPFLSIVSRLNQATVSAVLEYLINWFEEREFVPQLGRWQYALLACLEKPLLPEAHSLIRQLARRSSEVRTNLEHQEDERLSPLNLMICLVARYFDQNDLADKED, from the exons ATGAAATCTGACGCGGAGGAACTAATGCCAAGGCTTCTGCCTGTGGAAACATGCGGCATTGAAACGGGGGAAGACGTCAATCTTAACGAGCCTCCAAGAAATCCCCAGGAATATTTGAGGCAGGTTCA ATTAGAGGCGTCTCTCTGTCCAGATGTTGTGGTGGCTAAGATTGATCCAAAGAAATTGAGAAAGAAACAGACAGTGAATGTGTCG CTCATGGGTTGCCAAGCTGCTCCACAAGGATTTTCACCAAGTTTAAAATGGCAGCGAGAGCAAGTCACCAACTTCTCAGAAATAAGACGG AGTATCAGTAAGCACAGACTACACTGGAGTGGTCAAGCTTTAGATGACAATGTGTTAATG CCAAAACAGGATGCAGAGGAACAATGGAAAAAGTTCTGCCTGGGTGAAAATGTTTATCTGAACTCTCCTCCAACTGACCATGTTACTGAAGATCCAGGCCTTGATTATGTGAAG GTTGGTTTCCCACCTTTCCTTAGCATAGTGAGCAGGTTAAATCAG GCCACAGTCTCTGCAGTTTTGGAGTACTTGATAAACTGGTTTGAAGAGAGAGAGTTTGTCCCACAGTTA GGAAGATGGCAGTATGCACTGCTGGCTTGCCTTGagaaacctctcctccctgaagCACATTCTCTAATAAGACAGCTGGCCAGACGGAGTTCTGAAGTGCGGACCAATCTG GAACACCAAGAAGATGAAAGGTTGTCTCCTCTCAACTTGATGATCTGCCTTGTTGCTAG gtACTTTGATCAAAACGACTTGGCCGATAAGGAGGACTAA
- the LOC118362697 gene encoding gem-associated protein 2-like isoform X2 yields MKSDAEELMPRLLPVETCGIETGEDVNLNEPPRNPQEYLRLEASLCPDVVVAKIDPKKLRKKQTVNVSLMGCQAAPQGFSPSLKWQREQVTNFSEIRRSISKHRLHWSGQALDDNVLMPKQDAEEQWKKFCLGENVYLNSPPTDHVTEDPGLDYVKVGFPPFLSIVSRLNQATVSAVLEYLINWFEEREFVPQLGRWQYALLACLEKPLLPEAHSLIRQLARRSSEVRTNLEHQEDERLSPLNLMICLVARYFDQNDLADKED; encoded by the exons ATGAAATCTGACGCGGAGGAACTAATGCCAAGGCTTCTGCCTGTGGAAACATGCGGCATTGAAACGGGGGAAGACGTCAATCTTAACGAGCCTCCAAGAAATCCCCAGGAATATTTGAG ATTAGAGGCGTCTCTCTGTCCAGATGTTGTGGTGGCTAAGATTGATCCAAAGAAATTGAGAAAGAAACAGACAGTGAATGTGTCG CTCATGGGTTGCCAAGCTGCTCCACAAGGATTTTCACCAAGTTTAAAATGGCAGCGAGAGCAAGTCACCAACTTCTCAGAAATAAGACGG AGTATCAGTAAGCACAGACTACACTGGAGTGGTCAAGCTTTAGATGACAATGTGTTAATG CCAAAACAGGATGCAGAGGAACAATGGAAAAAGTTCTGCCTGGGTGAAAATGTTTATCTGAACTCTCCTCCAACTGACCATGTTACTGAAGATCCAGGCCTTGATTATGTGAAG GTTGGTTTCCCACCTTTCCTTAGCATAGTGAGCAGGTTAAATCAG GCCACAGTCTCTGCAGTTTTGGAGTACTTGATAAACTGGTTTGAAGAGAGAGAGTTTGTCCCACAGTTA GGAAGATGGCAGTATGCACTGCTGGCTTGCCTTGagaaacctctcctccctgaagCACATTCTCTAATAAGACAGCTGGCCAGACGGAGTTCTGAAGTGCGGACCAATCTG GAACACCAAGAAGATGAAAGGTTGTCTCCTCTCAACTTGATGATCTGCCTTGTTGCTAG gtACTTTGATCAAAACGACTTGGCCGATAAGGAGGACTAA
- the LOC118362698 gene encoding pinin-like has translation MAVAVGSLQAQLEKAKESLKNVDDNIRKLTGRDPNELRPGQVRRPTIPGVGGGRGRGINLLRRGLSDISGGPGGPPVKQRDIEGALLRLAGDQRGRRDSRHDSDAEDDDDVKKPVLQSSVVATSKERTRRDLIQDQTMDERGKQRNRRMFGLLMGTLQKFKQESNVATDRQKKRIEIEQKLEIQAEQERKKVEGERRELFEERRAKQTELRLLEQKVELAQLQEEWNVHNTKIVKYIRTKTKPPIFFLPGRMCSATQKLLDESQKKMNVMFEERREAFAEHLNKMEARPRRQSQRDTALGKDLKKEDREEGKPTGQVVKVTGNRFDVEMEEEDEATIEEEEGGEGVKHKEDRKKKPVEKVGEQESKKGGTKADEMEEAEEDSQDTRIVEFRDVGEQMEGTALVREAEGQARDGDQKIEDSPVEVGNEKGVEEQQPVKAEKEPLHGQDLTAVSDGQEKSIDMQPNEDEEPRTEVATPLLSECNPRVEVSDVTSMAPEVQIPLLETGTDPEPLTTEQSQEADQGAIKQTINAQPAQAQDDAAAPKELAPPSKEASRGRKKSKDKKGGGGGRSSSSSSSSSSGSSSSGSSGSSSSGSSSRSSSSSGSSSSSSSRSRSRGRKDKKRRRRPSERDRERKKAVVERSHKSSKGSGRESKGSKDKGSKSDRKRTTSEGSRSGKRSSRGDRDRKSDRKEKRR, from the exons ATGGCGGTGGCAGTGGGATCTTTGCAAGCCCAGCTTGAGAAAGCGAAAGAGAGTTTGAAAAATGTAGACGATAATATTCGTAAATTAACTGGTCGGGATCCTAATGAATTGAG ACCCGGCCAAGTTAGACGGCCAACCATCCCAGGTGTTGGAGGAGGTAGGGGGCGAGGAATCAACTTGTTGAG GCGTGGACTCTCCGACATCAGCGGTGGACCAGGAGGACCCCCAGTGAAACAGAGGGATATTGAAGGGGCCCTCCTGAG GCTGGCCGGTgaccagagagggaggagagattcACGCCATGACAGCGACGCTGAAGATGATGACGATGTCAAAAAG CCAGTGTTGCAGTCATCAGTAGTAGCTACCTCCAAGGAGCGTACACGTCGAGACCTGATCCAGGATCAGACCATGGATGAGAGGGGAAAACAAAG GAATCGACGCATGTTTGGCCTGTTGATGGGAACATTACAGAAATTCAAGCAGGAATCTAATGTGGCAACGGATAGG CAAAAGAAACGCATTGAGATTGAACAAAAATTGGAAATTCAAGCTGAACAAGAGCGCAAAAAAGTAGAGGGCGAAAGACGAGAGCTCTTTGAGGAGAGGCGTGCCAAGCAGACAGAGCTGAGACTGTTGGAACAGAAAGTGGAGCTTGCTCAGTTG CAAGAGGAGTGGAATGTGCACAACACAAAAATTGTCAAGTACATCCGCACAAAGACCAAGCCACCCATCTTCTTTCTGCCTGGGAGGATGTGCTCAGCCACTCAGAAGCTCTTAGATGAGTCTCAGAAAAAAATGAATG TTATGTTTGAGGAGAGACGCGAGGCATTTGCTGAACATCTGAATAAGATGGAGGCTCGGCCTCGGCGCCAGTCTCAGAGGGACACCGCTCTGGGTAAGGACCTGAAGAAAGAAGATCGAGAGGAGGGTAAGCCCACGGGTCAGGTAGTCAAAGTGACAGGTAACAGGTTtgatgtggagatggaggaggaagatgaggcaacaatagaggaggaagaggggggtgaGGGTGTAAAACATAAGGAGGACAGAAAGAAAAAGCCAGTAGAGAAAGTCGGGGAGCAGGAGTCTAAGAAGGGGGGGACTAAAGCAGATGAGATGGAGGAGGCTGAGGAAGACAGTCAAGACACTAGAATAGTGGAGTTTAGAGATGTGGGGGAGCAGATGGAGGGTACTGCACTAGTGAGGGAGGCTGAAGGGCAGGCCAGGGATGGGGATCAGAAGATTGAGGATAGTCCAGTGGAGGTAGGTAATGAGAAAGGAGTCGAAGAGCAGCAACCGGTTAAGGCAGAAAAGGAGCCCCTTCACGGTCAGGACCTCACAGCTGTGTCAGACGGCCAGGAGAAGAGCATTGATATGCAACCAAACGAAGATGAAGAGCCACGTACAGAAGTGGCCACACCCCTGCTCTCAGAGTGCAACCCTCGTGTGGAAGTCTCTGATGTAACATCTATGGCTCCTGAGGTTCAGATCCCCCTACTGGAGACTGGAACGGATCCAGAGCCGCTCACAACCGAGCAGAGCCAAGAGGCTGATCAAGGTGCCATAAAGCAGACCATTAATGCCCAGCCTGCCCAGGCCCAGGATGATGCTGCGGCTCCCAAGGAGCTGGCGCCCCCGAGCAAGGAAGCCAGCAGGGGACGTAAGAAGTCAAAGGACAAaaagggaggtggtggtggtagaagcAGCAGTAGCTCATCTAGCAGCTCCTCCGGCTCCTCGTCCAGTGGGAGCTCTGGCTCCTCCTCTAGTGGCTCCTCCAGCAGGAGCAGCTCCTCCAGTGGCAGCTCCTCCAGCTCTTCTAGCAGGAGCCGCAGCCGAGGGAGGAAGGACAAGAAACGTAGGAGGAGGCCATccgagagggacagggagagaaagaaggcaGTAGTTGAGAGGAGCCACAAGTCATCCAAGGGCAGTGGTCGTGAATCCAAAGGTTCCAAAGATAAGGGCTCCAAGTCTGACAGGAAGAGGACCACCTCTGAAGGCAGCCGGTCAGGGAAGAGGTCCTCTCGCGGCGACAGGGATCGCAAGTCAGATAGGAAGGAAAAGAGGCGTTAA